A segment of the Leishmania braziliensis MHOM/BR/75/M2904 WGS CADA00000000 data, contig 101, whole genome shotgun sequence genome:
TGGCGTGTCGGacaggcggcgccgcagcacaccaAGGGAGCCTACGCGTACCACCCGACCCCGTGCCCGCACGTGCCGCCCCCTACCCTCACCTACGCCACCACGAGTAGTGTGGGCACTCAGTCACCCTCTCTACCTGCccacgctctctcttcccccggTGCTTACGTCTTTGCCTTCCCACTGCGCCCACTGCCTCGCTGGCTATGCGCGTCCTGCTGTtgtgcacgcgcgcctctACGGtaccctctctcctccctctctcttgtgctttGGTCTTGTTGTCTGCGTGTGGCGTGCCGCcctcgcgtgcgtgcgccttttcgcttctcttctaTACTGTGCGACTCGCCTATGCCCGCAGAGTCGTcgcggccactgccgcccACCGCCCTTTCGTGCTGCCCGTGGGagtgcggcagtggcgcctgAGGGTGGAGGGCAGTGGTGAGCAATGCAGTGCGCCCTAGCTGCATAGCCCCCGTCTCTTACGTATCGGTTGCCACGCCGCTGCCCTTGCGTCGGGGCGCGTGCCAGCCGTGCCCCCGGGGCGCCCGTGGCGCACGACCCGCCGTCCAGCCGGCCTGTCTCCCTACTCTCACCCTAACGCTGTTCCCCCCCCTTGCCCTTGCCGTCCGGCCCTTCTCACCGCGCCTCACATCGCACACTCCCCCcaaagcacacgcagcagcaacagctaGGATCCTCCCTCgcccccgctctctccctcccccatttacccccccctcgccaCCCTCCCTGTCCACCGCATCGCGGTCTCGCCTGCCCACCCCTGCACGTTGGTCGTGCGTCTGCCAAAATGGAGTTCACCGTCACCCTTCTGCTCTACGCGATCTTCCAGTTCATCGCGTTCCTCTTTGTGCTCGTGGCCACGCCCCTAGACATGTTTCGCGTGAAGGAGTTGGGTAGATTTGGCAGCACGCCTTGCCTGACACTGTGGGGCGGGAAGGAGAACTGCAACGACTTAAAGAGCGACACCAGCTATCACGAATTGTGGTCCTTCTGCCTCGAGCGCTTTTCTAGGTTTCGCTTGGCTCAGGTGTTCGCTGTCATCTCCATCTTCGTGTACGGCTCGGCGGCCCTCCTCGGTTTCATTGTGGTGTTCTGCTGCATTTGCCTCCGCTGGGTCTGCCTGGCACTCAACATCACTGGAGCTGTCACGGTGTGCGTCGTGTGGGTGCTCATGGTGTTTGACTACTACAACGCCGAGGGCCTTTGCCCGGCCATCAACACCCGCTTTAACTTCGCCTCCGGCTTCGCGCTGTTGTTGGCGGCCTGGTGCCTGGACATCATCAACATAGTGTTTTTGCTGATCCCGTGCCAGCCCATGGACCCGAGTAAGGAAAACACGCAGTGGTAGACGCGGCGAAggggagacggagagggCTGTCGGACGCGGCAGCACTTGGGCGGTGGAtgggcagcaccgcagcgcaccgAGAGGAGTCATGCACACTATGTGCTCCTCCCGTCACCTCCTACGCCggtgcgcctctgccgccccCATGCGCCCTCTCCCGTTTGTCCTCCGCCAACACGAGTCGTGTGGGCGATCAGCACGTgcttgccctcctcctccccacgccatctctgccccctcccttccaTGCGTCTTTGCCTTCCCACTGCGCCCACTGCCTAGCGGGTTGTGCGcgtcctgcagctctgcaccCGCGCCTCGCCGGGGCCCTCTGTAttctctcttgtgctttACTTTTGTtgcctgtgtgtggtgcgccgctcccctgtgcgtgcgcctttTCGCGTCCTCTTTGCTGTCCGACTCGCCTATGCCCGCAGAGTCGTcgcggccactgccgcccACCGCCCTTCCCCGAGCGGATGGGTAGAGGGGACGCCGAGCCCTTTGGTGCTGCCCATGggaggacggcgctgcgtgcgcctTCTGCCGCCCGGTCCTTGCGCGTGCTGGTCGCCCCTGCCTTTCGCCGGCGCGTATCGCTCGCTGCCCGCTTGCGAGTGTTTGTTGGCTTGCGCAGGACGGAGCGGCACGTGGAAAAGATGTCGTGCGCTGCCTTCGCGGCttcgccctccctctctccggTGCCCGTCGCCTCGCGCGCCTCTCCTTGCCGCCTCTCACCACTTCGTAGCCTCTGCCTGCTCTgccagcacagcagcgtgcgctggtggtgggcaGATCACACTGGCCGCCGACAAGCCCACTGATGCCCCCTCCGCACGGCCGTCTCCGCGTCGCCCCCTCAGGCACGCCGGAGATACCGTTGGCGAAAGGGAGGCAAGTGggtggcgccgtcgccgaccGGAGATCGACACGGGCGAGGTGAGCGAAGGGGTGCCGAGCGACCAGACtgctgaggaggcggaagGGGGTTGACGGATGCGGCGGGACTGGAGCGGTGGACgggctgtgccgctgcgcaccgagaaaacccacgcgcaccgccCGGCCCCTTGCCCGCACGTgccgcccctcccctgcccacgccctctctccccccggtgcgtgcgtctttgccttctcacTGCGCCGTCCTCCCTGGggccttttctcttctctttcgtgcTTTCCTTCCTCGTGTAGGggtcgctgcgctgctctgcgtgtgtgactGCGCATGCACGACGtgttgtgcatgtgcgctgACGTGCGCCAGTGCGAGACGCACGCCCCCGCCGtggcccctctcctcttcttctcttaTTTCACGTGCCTGCGTTCTTGCTTCTGTTGGTGCTaacacccgcacacacccgccaGCCGGCGCCGGGTCTTCTGCGCGCCCCGCCCATGCACAGACAGCCACACGCGCATCGACGGCCCCCTCTGCCGCCgtccat
Coding sequences within it:
- a CDS encoding amastin-like protein encodes the protein MEFTVTLLLYAIFQFIAFLFVLVATPLDMFRVKELGRFGSTPCLTLWGGKENCNDLKSDTSYHELWSFCLERFSRFRLAQVFAVISIFVYGSAALLGFIVVFCCICLRWVCLALNITGAVTVCVVWVLMVFDYYNAEGLCPAINTRFNFASGFALLLAAWCLDIINIVFLLIPCQPMDPSKENTQW